In Halobacteroides halobius DSM 5150, the genomic window CCGAGAAGATAATGGATTATTTACAACTTATTTCTCTTATCAACCAGTGGAGTTTGAAAAGACTGGTGAAAAGTCTGCTGATGGTTTAGACCATATTAGGGTAACAGAGTTTGAACAACATAGATTACCAGAGTTTTTAGAAGGACAGGTTAGAGCCATGAAAGTATTAGAAGACCAAGATGAAGCTAGTCAATTACATGCTACTGTCCATGATAGTCAGTTATATGACCAGCCACTAGGAATGTATCGAGTCAATGGTGATTTATCTAGTGAATCCTATGATATTGGCAGAGCTAGAGCCTTTAGTCCAGGCTGGTTAGAAAATGGATCTATTTGGTTGCATATGGAGTATAAATACTTATTAGAGTTATTAAAATCAGGCTTATATGATGATTTTTATCAAGCAATTGATAAAGCCTTAATTCCATTTCAGGACCCTGAAACTTATGGGCGTAGCATTTTAGAGAATAGTTCCTTTATTTTAAGTACTCTTAATGATGATGCTGAAAATCATGGCCGAGGTTATATAGCTAGATTAAGTGGTTCTACAGCAGAGTATCTTCATATGTGGTCTTTAATGGCCTTTGGCCCGCAACCATTTACTATAGAAGATGGAAAATTAGTTTATAAACCACAACCAGCTTTAGAAGCTGATTTATTTACTATAGAAACTAAAGAAGTATCTTTGCAAGTTAGTGAAACTAAAAGAGTAGAAGTAGAGATACCTGCTAATAGTTTTGCTCATCGTTTCTTAGGTAATACACTAGTGATTTATCATAATCCTAATAGAAAGAGTACTATTGGTACTAATAAAGCAGAGATTCAAGGTTATAAATTATTAACTGAAGATGGTCAAGAGATTGAAGTGGAAGAGTCAATAATTTCTTCTTCATTAGCTAAAAAAATTAGAGAGGGAGAAATTAATCAAATAGATATCTTCTTAGACTAGATAGAAGTGTTGTTAAATAGCTATTTAACAACTTTATAAGTAAATAAATTAAATATTATTCTTAAAGGAGGTGATGAAAAAAGAAAGAGCCATCCCTTCTAGGTTACAGGCATCCAACCATCCCTAGAAAGGAATGACTATTTATTAAGTATATCAGATCAGCTAAGATATTAAAAGCAAAATTATTATAAGACTTAGCTGCAGATGAGATGTTTTTAGTCACTCTGGTAAAAATTTATGAGATTAGTTGTTATATTAAAATTATTTTATAACCCTATAAGAATTTAATATTTATAAATTGAAGATTAAACCTAAAGGGGGAAATATAAATGAAAAAGGTTTCTTTATTACTCAGTTTAGTATTAGTTTTAGCCTTAGCTGTACCAGTTTTGGCTGAGTCTAATGTAGAGATTAGTGGTAATTATGGCTTTACATTCTGGGAATTTAGTGAAAAAGATGGCAAAGCTAATTATTCAATGAATGGTATTCCTGGAGCAGTATTTGGAATAGGTGATTGGAAACAATCTACTAGTGATGGCAATGAAGAGCAATTTGAAATGGGCTTAAATCTAAATATGAAAGCTACAGTTGATGATACAGTAACTGTAGATGCTGGTTTTATTAAACTTGATGAAGAAATGGATGGAGAATTAAAAGGTTCTGATAGAACTTTTGCACAGGATTTATCAACAATGCAAGATAATCCTAAACTGAAACTAGAGAATTTAACCCTTACTGCTAAGCCAGATTTTGGTGAGGTGATTATTACTAATAACTTTAATTACAACTTTAATAATAAGGTACTTGCTGCTCAATTTGATGGTAACTGGGGAGATATGATGTCTTATGGTGAAGGTGTATTAGTTAAAAGTGATATAGTCGGTTTAAATACTCAATTTTTTATTTATAAAACTGATCAAGATAATTGGATGAAACAAGGTGAAAGAGATACGCCTGTAAAGCAAATGGTATATGGTACAGATTTAAAAAAAGATTTAGGTATGGGTAAAGTAGGTGCTCTTATTGTAAGAACTCATGATCAAAAAGGAGAAAACGCTAAAATGAGCGATGGTAGTGATAATCCTGCTTATGATAAAGATCTTGATAATACACACATCGCTGTAAATGGTGAATTCAAGCCAATGGATATACTAACAGTTAAAGGTGAATTTATCACTGCTAAGTATGGTGATGATGTAGAAGCTATTCACAATACGGTTGCTCCACCGTGGTTATCTCAAGATTACTCTGTAGGAACTGATAAGCAAAGAGAAGATACTAATATTATTGAGTTATCTGTTGAGTCAACTCCACTGCCAGGTTTGAGTCTGACTGGAACCTATAAGGATGTTGGCGAAGATTATGTAGCAGTACAGGGTAACTCTCATGAAAGACAATCATGGTTTGGAGATGAAACATTTAATCCAGGTACTCAGAGATTTGATTATAATGATGGAACTGGTTATGAAAAAGGATTTAAGGTAGACGGTAGTTATATGGTGCCGGTTCCTTTAATGCCCCAGGTAACTGGAATGTTCACTCAATATCTAGAAACTCGTAGTAAATTAAATAGGCTTGCTGATGATCAAGTAACTATTGGTAAAGTTGGAGCAAATGTTTCTGGTGATTCCTGGGAAGCTGAGACTTATTATCGGTATAAAAATGATAAAAGACCTGTTGAAGAAAATGGTGTAGTATTTAATGAAGTAAATGTAAATGGTAGTTATACTGTCTTAGATAGTGAGGCCACTACAGTCGATTTAACTGGTGAACTTAGTTATTATACTGGTGATGACGAAGACGCTAAAAAGAATAAAAACTTTTCTAAAGAAACTCGAGTTAGAGCTGGTGTCAATAGTAGCCATAAGTTAAATGATAAGGTTGATTTAACTGCTAGCTATGACTTTGGTATTGTTCAAGAAAATAGTGACCTATTAAAAGGTAAAGCTATGCAGAATCTAATTAAGGCTGGGTTAAGCTACAAGGTTAGTCAAAATACTACTTTAAATGTTAACTATCACTATGATGCTTATCAACTTAAGAATATTGATGATAAGGAAGATAACTTTGGTGAAGTAATGAATGAAAAAGAGGCTAACCATGTTTGGTATAATGGTCAAGAAAGCTGGCAAGATAGAACTGCTTCTTATGAAGGTTATACAACTCATTCAGTTAAAGCTACTTACAACGTAAGCTTTTAATAGAGAAGAAAGAGATATCGGTTTGGAGTTTAGTTAGATATTGGTAGGTAGTCAGGTAGTAATACTTGACTACCGTTGACTACCGAAAAGTCTAATCATTAGAGATTACAAGGAGGAGAAAAATGAAGAAATTACCTATTATAATGATTTTATTGGCCGGACTATTGCTGGTTGTAGGTTGTTCTGATGTTATGGGGCCCAAAACGTCTACTTTAACAGTTAGTCTTCAAAATGAATTAGGAGAGGATATTGAGGGAACCGTAAAAGTTGATGGGAATGAGAAAACCGGTTCATCAGTTCAATTTGAATTACTAAAAGCTGGAGACTATACAGTGAATGCAAATGCTATTACTTATAAAGAGAAATCCAAGCAAGTAACAATGGATGGAGAAGACACTACTGTATATATAACATTAGAAGCAGCTCCAATAGAGGATCCATCAGAGCCAGCACAAGAGCCTACTGATTTGAGTGGAGCAACAGTTGTCTATAGTGATGCGACCGGTGGAACAGCAGCGAATGTAGGTACTATGAATCAATTTTGGTATGGCTCTATTAATTATTCTGAGATAGACGTAAGCGAAAATAATGTTGCGAAGTATCAATATTCCGGAACAGCCGGAGAATGTGTAGGGATTACGTTCGATCCTATAGATGCTAGTAGTGAAGAAGTAATTAAGTTAGATGTATATGTTACAGATAAGATGAAAAAAATTGCGTTTAAACCAGTTGATTCTTCTGATAATGGAAAAGAATATTCCTATACTGTCGGGACAGATATTAGTGCAAATGAATGGAATACTGTGACAATTGATTTATCCTCTTCTGACCTTAATACTTCATCTATAGCTCAGCTTGGTGTAATTATTAAGAAGGGTGGTTTGGCAGGTCAAGCTATGTATCTTGACAATATATATCTAAAGTAAGCAGATAAAAGACTTTAGGTCTACCAACACCGTCGGACACTTAAGTGTCCGACGGTGGATAATCACTTGATTGGACAGATGAATTTGATGTTAGAGTTACACTAAATTATTATTACTTTATAACAGGTGATTTATATTTTAGATAATATAGTTTTGAATAATTAATAAGTTGTTCATTATAATTTAGGATTTATATTAATATTCATTTTTTGTTTCAAGTTAGACAGTAATGAAACTATTAATTTGTTTCTTATCAGCTAAGGGAGATAATAAAATGTTTACAACAAAATGGAAACTCTTTTTTGGATTACTTTTGTTTTTAATAATTATGATTCTGACTGCCTGTGTTAATGAAGGCAGTATTGAAAAGTATACTTTGACTGTAAATGTTGAACAAGCAACATCAACACCAACAATCAAAGTCTATGATGATCAAGAAGAAATCGCTAGTCAAAAAGGAAATCCAATTCAATTTAACTTAAGTAATGGAAGCTATACTATAGAAATAATAACTGATGGTTACCCCACTAAAACTAAAGAAATTTTAATTAATGATGATAATGAAACAATAAGTTTAAATCCTGGTAAGGAATGGAGTCTTGCTTGGGCAGATGAATTTGACTCACTGACATTAGATTCATCTAACTGGACTCGTCAAGTACTTCCAGCAGGGACATTTAATAATGAATGGCAGGCCTATACTGATAGCTCTGAAAACTCTTATATCCAAATGGATACAGATGGTAATAATGGGGCAATGGTAATTGAAGCAAAATATAATGATCAAGGACTTGAAATGGGTAATTTCACCTCAGCCAGAATGATAACTAATGAAAAGGTAGAATATCAATATGGAAAAATAGCAGCCAGAATTAAAGTACCAGAGGGCCAAGGGATTTGGCCAGCATTTTGGATGCTTGGTACAAATATTGATGAAACCGGTGGTGATACGTCATGGCCGTACTGTGGTGAAATAGATATTATGGAGAAAATCGGCGGTAGTAATACTAAAGAAAAGACAGTTCATGGAACAGTTCATTTTGCCAATGAAGCAAATGCTTATGAATATATTGGAGGAAGTAAGACTATATCAGAATATCTATCTGCGGATTACCATGTCTATGAAATAGAGTGGAATGCTGATGCAATCATCTGGAGATTAGATGGTGTAGAATATCATAGACAAGATATGACAGATCCAATGTTTGATGAATTTGAAGCACCATTTTATATTCTATTAAATGTAGCTGTTGGTGGAAATTGGCCAGGTTATCCTGATGCTACAACAATTTTTCCTCAAAAGATGTATATTGATTGGGTTAGAGTGTATAAATAGTTTACAGTAGACAGTTGACGGTTGACAGTTAAAATTCAAGAACAGAATCAAAACCTTAAATTATCCACTGTAAACTGTTAACCATATAAAAAAGGAGGATTAAAATGACAAAAAAGGACATTAAAATAATTCAAACTGCTAAAGATACAGAAGATAGATTATCAGAAAAAGAAGATTTACAATTTACAACAGAATATAATAATAATTTACCAACACTTGAAATTAATCAAGAAGAAGAATATCAAGAGATTACTGGTTTTGGTGGTGCTTTTACTGAAGCAGGAGGTTATACCTTATCCCAGATACCAGAAGAAAAGAGACAAGAAGTAATTGAAGCTTATTTCCATCCTGAAAAAGGAATTGGCTATACTTTATGTCGGACTCATATTAATAGTTGTGATTTTTCATTAGGAAATTATGCTTATACTGAAACTGAAGGGGATACAGAATTAGAAGATTTTGATATCTCTCGAGATAAAGAATATTTAATTCCTTTTATTAATGATGCTTTAAATGTAGAGGAAGCGGAATTTAAATTATTTGCATCACCTTGGAGTCCTCCAGCTTGGATGAAGACTAATGAAAGAATGAATCAAGGTGGAAGTTTAAAAGAGGAATATTGGCAGACTTGGGCCAACTATTTTGCTAAATATATTAAAGAATATCGAGAAGAAGGCATAGATATGTGGGGAGTAACAATTCAAAATGAGCCAATGGCTGAAACTCCTTGGGATAATTGTATTTACCAAGATGAAGAAGAACGAGACTTTGTTAAAGTACTAGGGCCAACGTTAAAAGAAGCCGGACTTGAAGATATCAAAATCATGGTCTGGGATCATAATAAAGATATTATGAAATCTCGTGTAGATACTATTTTATCTGATGAAGAAGCTGCTCAGTGGGTGTGGGGTGTAGGCTTTCACTGGTATGGTAGTAGTGATAGTAAATCTATTGAAGATGATAAAGTATTAAGTTATACTTATCAAACTTATGATAAAGAATTAGTCTTTACGGAAGGTTGCAATCCACTCTATGATGAAGATAACTTCTTTGGCGAGTGGTGGACGGGGGAAAAGTATGGTCGACATATTATTTCTAACTTAAATCATTATACAACAGGTTGGGTTGATTGGAATATGGTTTTAAATGAAGAAGGCGGGCCAAACCATGTAGAAAATTATTGTGATGCTCCAATTATAGTTGATACTGAAAATAATGAAATTATTTATGAAAGTCCTTATTATTATTTAGGACATTTCAGTAAGTATATTCGTCCTGGAGCTAAACGAATTGCTTGTAATTCAGACACTAATCAGTTAAGGGTTACAGCAGCTAAAAATCCTGATGGAAAAATTGCAGTTATAGTGATGAATGAAAGTGATGAAGAAATTTCATTCAATCTAAAAAATAATGATGGGCAAGCTACTAGAGTAGTCAGTCCAGCTCATTCAATTCAGACATTAATTTATTAAGTAATTATCCATTATCAATTTTCAATTCTCAATTACATTTGCTATCAATCAAGTTTTAGAGTTATTAAAAATTTAGAGGATACAAGTTTAATAATTACTAGGGCCACCTAGATAAGAACCTCCAATTGAAATAGGAGGAATATAGTGAAAAAATTATGGATTATAAGCTTTTTATTACTTAGTGTCTTAGTGTTAGGAGGATGTAAAGCGCCTGTAGATCAGAGCCAAATAACTAATTT contains:
- a CDS encoding glycoside hydrolase family 16 protein; the protein is MFTTKWKLFFGLLLFLIIMILTACVNEGSIEKYTLTVNVEQATSTPTIKVYDDQEEIASQKGNPIQFNLSNGSYTIEIITDGYPTKTKEILINDDNETISLNPGKEWSLAWADEFDSLTLDSSNWTRQVLPAGTFNNEWQAYTDSSENSYIQMDTDGNNGAMVIEAKYNDQGLEMGNFTSARMITNEKVEYQYGKIAARIKVPEGQGIWPAFWMLGTNIDETGGDTSWPYCGEIDIMEKIGGSNTKEKTVHGTVHFANEANAYEYIGGSKTISEYLSADYHVYEIEWNADAIIWRLDGVEYHRQDMTDPMFDEFEAPFYILLNVAVGGNWPGYPDATTIFPQKMYIDWVRVYK
- a CDS encoding glycoside hydrolase family 30 protein, translated to MTKKDIKIIQTAKDTEDRLSEKEDLQFTTEYNNNLPTLEINQEEEYQEITGFGGAFTEAGGYTLSQIPEEKRQEVIEAYFHPEKGIGYTLCRTHINSCDFSLGNYAYTETEGDTELEDFDISRDKEYLIPFINDALNVEEAEFKLFASPWSPPAWMKTNERMNQGGSLKEEYWQTWANYFAKYIKEYREEGIDMWGVTIQNEPMAETPWDNCIYQDEEERDFVKVLGPTLKEAGLEDIKIMVWDHNKDIMKSRVDTILSDEEAAQWVWGVGFHWYGSSDSKSIEDDKVLSYTYQTYDKELVFTEGCNPLYDEDNFFGEWWTGEKYGRHIISNLNHYTTGWVDWNMVLNEEGGPNHVENYCDAPIIVDTENNEIIYESPYYYLGHFSKYIRPGAKRIACNSDTNQLRVTAAKNPDGKIAVIVMNESDEEISFNLKNNDGQATRVVSPAHSIQTLIY